CCGTGTCATGTCACGTCGTCGTAGCCGTTGACCCGGTCCCGGTCCCGTTCGGTGCCCGTACTGGCCTGCTCGGGAAGGGAACCGCTGGCCGTGACCCGCTCCACGTCGCCGACGCTCTCCGGGGTGAGGTCGAGCTCGGACGCCTCGTCGTCGTCGAGGTCGGCGTCGGGGTTGTTGCGACGGCGGCGCCGGTCGTTGAGCATCGCGAAGCCGACGGCCATGAAGTAGAGCACCACGATCGGCGCGGAGAGCGCGATCATGCCCACGGGGTCCGTGGTCGGGGTGGCCAGCGCCCCGAAGATGAAGACGCCCATGATCACGCCGCGCCACCAGCCGAGCATCCGGCGCCCCGTGGCCATGCCGGTCATGTTGAGCATGATCAGCAGCAGTGGCAGCTCGAAGGCCCCGCCGAAGATGAGCACCATCCGGACGCTGAAGTCCAGGATCTTGTCCATCGGCAGGATGTTCGCCGAGCCGTCCGGGGTGATGCCGAGCAGCACACGCATGCTCACCGGCATCACCGTGTAGGCGAGCCAGGCACCGCCGAGGAACAGCGGTACAGCCGCCGCGACGAACGCGTAGGTGTACTTGCGCTCGTGCCGGTGCAGTCCGGGCGCCACGAAGGCCCAGAGCTGGTAGAGCCAGACGGGGCTGGAGAGGACGATGCCCGCCATGAGGCTCACCTTGACGGTCGTCGTGAACGGCGACAGCAGGTCCGTGTACGCGACGACCGCACAGGCACCGCCGGTGTTCTCGCCCAGCCCCTCCTCGCAGCGGGGGACCGGATCGGCGAGGAACCGCATCAGGTCCTCGCTGTAGAACGCCGCGACACCGGAGACGACGGCGATGGCGAGAGCCGCCTTGGCGAGCCGGTTGCGAAGCTCACGAAGGTGTTCCGCGAGGGACATCCGCCCCTCGGGATCCTTCTCCTTCTTGCGGGCAGACTTGAGCAACCCACGTCCTCATCTCGTGCAGTGGGCCGGGTCTCACCGGCCCCGCGTCAGCGCTTCGTGGTGTCCGTGGGCTCCGTGACCGGGCGCGAGCTGCTCACGTCGCCCGGGGCGGCCTGGATGGTGCGCTGCTGCTGCTCGGAGTTGGGCGGGTCGGCGGGCGCGGACTCCTGGTTGCCGCCCTCGCTCTTCATCGCCTTGGCCTCGCTCTTGAGGATGCGGGCCGACTTGCCCAGCGAACGGGCCATGTCGGGCAGCTTCTTCGCACCGAAGAGCAGAACGATCACCACAAGAATGAGGATGATCTCGGTAGGGCCGAGCTGTCGGAACATTGTCTACCTTCTCACCGAGGCGGCATGGGCGGGGATGCTGCCCGATCAGCCGGACGTGCCCGGCCACCGTGCTGTCGGAGATCGTAACGCTCAGGGGTGAACGGGCGGCAATCCCTGCGCGTACTCCCGGTCACGACCCGTGCCTCAGTCCCGGGCCGTTCGGAGAAGCGTACCCAAGGACGGCCACAAGCCAACAGACAAGGTCACACGTATCGCATCACCATTGTTTAAAGGACGCGATGAGCGCGTGGCCGCACGTCAGAGCAGGTCGCCGTGGGCCCGGGCGGTGGTGGTGGCCGCCCGTTCCAGTTCCTCCGACGCCTGCCCGATCCGCTCCGTGGCCCGCGTCACCTGACGGCCGAGCCGTTCCGCCTCGACGAAGACCCTGACCGCGAGCACACCGAGGACGGCGATCCCGGCGAAGCCGAGTCCGACCGCGAGCATGGCCCAGCCCATCGTGAACATGGTCAAGCCCCTACGAGGTGGTGGGATGCAGGCGCAGGGTGCTCACTCCGCCGCCGCTGAGGAGCTCGACGATGCGCTCCCCCGCGGGCTTGCGGACGGCGGCCCCGCACTCGGGACAGGTGAAGGAGTAGAAGGTGGTGCGCCGGGACGCGCCGATCGCCAGCCTCAGGGCGCCGGGGGTGAGTTCGAAGCTCGCCCGGCAGTCCGGGCAGGCCGCGCGATAGCGCACCGGCATACGCACACTCTGAGTCCCCTGGGTTCCCTGAGTCCCTTGCTGCTCCGGCGAGTTCACGGATACCTCGGCCTCCTGCCGGGTCTCGTACGGGAAAGGCGTTCCGGTCGGGCTCACCGCGCCCCCTCGATCGCGTCCGGGCCGTCGTAGGCGGCCAGTGCGGCGCGGGCCGCCTCGCGCGCGCTGTCTGCGAGGTCCCGCGGTGCCACGATCCTGCCCTCCCGGCCGAGGCGCAGGGCGAGCCTGCGCAGCGAGGCCGGGTCCGGCGTGCGCAGGCTGATGCGCAGTCCGCCGTCCGGTAGTTCCTCGGCCCGGTCGTGCGGATAGTACTCGGCGACCCAGCGACCGCCGGGCCCCACCTCGACGACCACTTCCGGGTCCTCGGCGGCGGGCTGCACCAACGCCTCGGACAGATCGCGGAGTTCGACCTCGGGGGGCTCGGACGGTTCGTCGAGGATCCTGATCTCGGCGACCCGGTCCAGCCGGAAGGTCCGCCGCGCCTCGGAACGCCGGCACCAGGCCTCGACGTAGGTGTGGCCGACGCTGACCAGCCGGATCGGGTCGATCTCGCGCTCGGAGAGCTCGTCGCGGGCGGGCGAGTAGTAGCGGATCCACAGCCTGCGCCGCTCGGAGATGGCCCGGTCGACGTCGGCGAAGACGCCACCCTCGGACTCGAAGGTGACCGAGAGCCGCGAACTGGCCCCGGCCGCCTCGCCCGCCGCGGCCTCCAGCTTGGCGGTGGCCCGCAGCAGCGCCTGCCGGTCGCTCTCCCGCAGGCCCGGCAGGGTCGCCACCGCACGCGCCGCCACGAGCAGCGCGGTCGCCTCGTCGGCGGCCAGCCGCAGCGGCTCGGCCACGTCGTCGGCGTTGTGCCACCAGATGTGTTCGCCGTCGGTGTCGATGTCGAGCAGATCGCCGCCGCGGAAGCTGGTGCCGCACAGCGGCAGTACGTCCAGGTCGCCGATCAGCTCGTCCTCGCTCATCCCGAAGGCCCGCGCGACGTCGGCCACGCGCGCTCCGGGCCGCTCACGCAGATAGGTCACCAGGGAGAGCATCCGGCGGGTCTGGTCGATGGCGTTCGCCGGGCGGGCGATACGCGGGGTCTTGGCGGTCATGCGGTACGTCCCCTCAGCCCTTGGCCACGGCGCGCAGCCGGTCCACCACGTCGGCCCGCAGCTCGGCGGGTTCCAGTACGACCACATCGGGGCCGAACTCGACCAGCCAGGCGTCCAGACCGTGCCCGTAGTGGATCTCCAACTCGTCCCATCCGTCGCCGAGTTCGCGTACCGAGGAGGCGCTCGCGCGCAGCGGGTAACCGGAGTTGGCGCGCAGCCGGATCCGGGCGGTGCGTTCGCCGCCGCCCTCGCCCGCCCACGCGGCCACCGTCTCGCGGACGTTGACCACATCGGGCACCGGCGCGGTGAACCTGCCCGCACGGCTGCGCACCTTGCCGGTGATACGGGAGAGCCGGAACACACGCTCGGCGCCGCGGTCCCGGTCGAAGCCCGCGAGGTACCAGTGGCCGCGCCAGCACTCCAGGGCCCACGGCTCGACCTGGCGCGGCTCGGGGCGCACCGCGTTGGACTTGCGGTAGTCGAAGCTGACCGGGCGGCGGTCCCGGCAGGCCAGCATCAAGGGCTCGAACGCGGCCTCGTGGACCGGGATCCGGGGTTCCAGGGCGCCGTGCGACTCGTAGGGGTCGACCTCTTCGGGCAGCCCGGCGGCGCGCAGCTTCTGCAGCGCGCCGCTGGCGGCGCCGGCCAGCCGCGCCTGCTGCCAGACCTTGGCGGCGAGCCCCAGGGCGGCGGCCTCCTCCGGGTCGAAGACGACCGGCGGCAGGCGGTTGCTGTCGCGGCGGGCCAGGTAGCCGACGTCACCGTCGAGGTTCTCCACCGTCTCGATGACCAGGCCGAGTTCGCGCAGATCGTCCTTGTCGCGCTCGAACATCCGGCTGAAGGATTCCTCCGACCCGGAGCCGCTCTTCCCGAAGGCCTCCACGTACGCCTCGATCGAGTCCCGCAGTTCGCGCTTGCTCAGCGGCCGCCGCGTCCCGAGAAGACACAGTGCGAGATTCATGAGCCGCTCGGCCTTGGCAATGGCCATCTACGCCCTTCCCTCAAGGTCCTTCGGGCTTCCTCCGGCGTTGACCGTACCGTCACGGCGTGAAACGTCAAAAGCCGAGGGCCCGCGCCTTGACAGCGCGGGCCCCGCGACGTTCGCGATCAGTTCCGGTCCCGGTCAGACGGAGATCAGGTCGCAGACGAAGATCAGCGTCTCGCCGGGCTTGATCCGGCCACCGGCGCCCTGGTCCCCGTAGGCGAGGTGGGCGGGGATGATCAGCTGGCGGCGTCCGCCGACCTTCATGCCCTGCACACCGCGGTCCCAGCCCGCGATGACCCGGCCGGCGCCGAGCTCGAACTTCAGCGGCGCACCGCGGTTCCAGCTGGCGTCGAACTCCTCGCCGGTGGAGAAGGCCACGCCCACGTAGTGGACGGAGACGGTGTCGCCCGCCTTGGCCTCAGGGCCGTCGCCGACCCAGATGTCCTTGATCTCCAGGTCGGCCGGCGGTTCGCCGCCCGGGAAGTCGATCTCGGGCTTGTCGATGCTCACGTCACTTGCTCCTGTTGGTACGGATGGCAACCGGGACAGTCTCGCATCCCGCGCGTCACATCTTGGCGAGGATGTCCACGCTGAAGACCATCGTGGAGTCCTTCTTGATCGGCGAGCCCGGCTGGGGCTTGTCGCCGTAACCCAGCTTCGGCGGAATGGAGATGAGCACGCGGCTGCCGACCTTCTTGCCGGTGAGCCCCTGCGCCCAGCCCTTGACGACCTGCTGGAGACCGAACTGGGTGAGCTCCTGGCGCTTGTACGAGGAGTCAAACTCCTTGCCGTTCTCCCAGAGCACGCCCTTGTACTGGACGAGCACGGTGTCGGTGGCCTTGACCTCCTCGCCGTCGCCCTCGAGGACGTACTCGGAGACGAGGCCCTTGGGCGCCTTCTTCCCCTTGGGGATCTCGATCGAGGGCGCCTTGCCGTCGGTGTTGGTGCCGACCTTGGGCAGGTCGATGTTGTCCTGGGAGACCGTCTTGCCCTTGGCGGAGCTCTTCGCGTTGAAGGTGTCGACGACGTCGACGACGAAGACCAGGGTGCTGTCGCCCTTGATACCGGCCTTCGGGTTGCCCTGCTTGCCGTAACCGAGCTCCGGCGGGATGGCCAGCTCGACGCGGCTGCCGATCTTCTTGCCGACCAGGGCCTGGTCCCAGCCCGGGATGACCTGTCCGACGCCGATCGGGAAGATGGCGGGGGCACCGCGGTCGTAGGAGTTGTCGAAGACCTTGGCGGTGTCCCAGATCTGGCCGAGGTAGTCGGCCTGGAGGTAGTCGCCCTTGGCGACCTTGCCGCCCTTGCCCTCGA
This is a stretch of genomic DNA from Streptomyces sp. NA04227. It encodes these proteins:
- the tatC gene encoding twin-arginine translocase subunit TatC translates to MSLAEHLRELRNRLAKAALAIAVVSGVAAFYSEDLMRFLADPVPRCEEGLGENTGGACAVVAYTDLLSPFTTTVKVSLMAGIVLSSPVWLYQLWAFVAPGLHRHERKYTYAFVAAAVPLFLGGAWLAYTVMPVSMRVLLGITPDGSANILPMDKILDFSVRMVLIFGGAFELPLLLIMLNMTGMATGRRMLGWWRGVIMGVFIFGALATPTTDPVGMIALSAPIVVLYFMAVGFAMLNDRRRRRNNPDADLDDDEASELDLTPESVGDVERVTASGSLPEQASTGTERDRDRVNGYDDVT
- the tatA gene encoding Sec-independent protein translocase subunit TatA; the protein is MFRQLGPTEIILILVVIVLLFGAKKLPDMARSLGKSARILKSEAKAMKSEGGNQESAPADPPNSEQQQRTIQAAPGDVSSSRPVTEPTDTTKR
- a CDS encoding YafY family protein — encoded protein: MTAKTPRIARPANAIDQTRRMLSLVTYLRERPGARVADVARAFGMSEDELIGDLDVLPLCGTSFRGGDLLDIDTDGEHIWWHNADDVAEPLRLAADEATALLVAARAVATLPGLRESDRQALLRATAKLEAAAGEAAGASSRLSVTFESEGGVFADVDRAISERRRLWIRYYSPARDELSEREIDPIRLVSVGHTYVEAWCRRSEARRTFRLDRVAEIRILDEPSEPPEVELRDLSEALVQPAAEDPEVVVEVGPGGRWVAEYYPHDRAEELPDGGLRISLRTPDPASLRRLALRLGREGRIVAPRDLADSAREAARAALAAYDGPDAIEGAR
- a CDS encoding YafY family protein; this encodes MAIAKAERLMNLALCLLGTRRPLSKRELRDSIEAYVEAFGKSGSGSEESFSRMFERDKDDLRELGLVIETVENLDGDVGYLARRDSNRLPPVVFDPEEAAALGLAAKVWQQARLAGAASGALQKLRAAGLPEEVDPYESHGALEPRIPVHEAAFEPLMLACRDRRPVSFDYRKSNAVRPEPRQVEPWALECWRGHWYLAGFDRDRGAERVFRLSRITGKVRSRAGRFTAPVPDVVNVRETVAAWAGEGGGERTARIRLRANSGYPLRASASSVRELGDGWDELEIHYGHGLDAWLVEFGPDVVVLEPAELRADVVDRLRAVAKG
- a CDS encoding FKBP-type peptidyl-prolyl cis-trans isomerase — translated: MSIDKPEIDFPGGEPPADLEIKDIWVGDGPEAKAGDTVSVHYVGVAFSTGEEFDASWNRGAPLKFELGAGRVIAGWDRGVQGMKVGGRRQLIIPAHLAYGDQGAGGRIKPGETLIFVCDLISV
- a CDS encoding FKBP-type peptidyl-prolyl cis-trans isomerase, whose protein sequence is MRRRSLLLAVPAGLITLAGCGDEDSDKGKSSSSSSPSASAAPSAKIVDGPVPDITKGTKFGEKPTVAKGPGKPSSDLAVKTLIEGKGGKVAKGDYLQADYLGQIWDTAKVFDNSYDRGAPAIFPIGVGQVIPGWDQALVGKKIGSRVELAIPPELGYGKQGNPKAGIKGDSTLVFVVDVVDTFNAKSSAKGKTVSQDNIDLPKVGTNTDGKAPSIEIPKGKKAPKGLVSEYVLEGDGEEVKATDTVLVQYKGVLWENGKEFDSSYKRQELTQFGLQQVVKGWAQGLTGKKVGSRVLISIPPKLGYGDKPQPGSPIKKDSTMVFSVDILAKM